The following coding sequences lie in one Treponema socranskii subsp. buccale genomic window:
- a CDS encoding ABC transporter ATP-binding protein: protein MLKLFNVSKTFNRGTITEKVALKNINLEIDDGDFITVIGGNGAGKSTLLNLIAGIHFTDTGSLFLDGMDLTGMPEYVRAKYLGRVFQDPMMGTAANMQIEENLALAMRRGKRRTLSWGVQPAERALYREKLALLGLGLENRMTSKVGLLSGGQRQALTLLMATLQKPKLLLLDEHTAALDPKTAKKVLDLTETFVTDGGLTTFMVTHNMKDAIRCGNRLIMMSEGRIIYDVKGDEKKNLRVEDLLKRFDATGGEANDRLLLS, encoded by the coding sequence ATGTTAAAATTATTCAACGTATCGAAAACATTCAATCGCGGAACGATCACCGAAAAGGTCGCGCTCAAAAACATCAATCTCGAAATCGACGACGGGGATTTTATCACGGTTATCGGCGGGAACGGCGCGGGAAAATCGACGCTGCTCAATCTCATCGCGGGCATTCACTTTACCGATACGGGCTCGCTTTTTCTCGACGGCATGGATTTGACCGGTATGCCCGAATACGTGCGCGCGAAATACTTGGGACGTGTGTTTCAGGATCCGATGATGGGGACGGCGGCGAATATGCAGATCGAAGAAAACCTCGCGCTTGCGATGAGAAGGGGCAAACGGAGAACGCTTTCATGGGGCGTGCAGCCTGCCGAACGCGCTCTCTACCGTGAAAAGCTGGCGCTCCTCGGCTTGGGGCTCGAAAACCGCATGACGAGCAAAGTCGGTCTTCTTTCAGGAGGTCAGCGTCAGGCGCTTACGCTGCTCATGGCGACGCTGCAAAAACCGAAACTGCTTTTGCTCGACGAACACACGGCCGCCCTCGATCCGAAAACCGCAAAAAAAGTGCTCGATTTGACGGAAACCTTTGTCACCGACGGGGGACTGACGACCTTTATGGTGACGCACAATATGAAAGACGCGATACGCTGCGGCAACCGCCTCATCATGATGAGTGAAGGGCGCATCATTTACGACGTGAAAGGCGACGAAAAGAAAAATCTTCGCGTCGAAGATTTACTCAAGCGTTTCGATGCTACAGGCGGAGAAGCGAACGACCGCCTTTTGCTTTCGTAA
- a CDS encoding ABC transporter substrate-binding protein: MKRLIGVFAVLCVLAGCKGTNKSKTIKIGIVQLVEHPALDDAYKGFVDALSEAGYTDGTNISIDYENAQGEQANCVTIAQKLVNDRSDLILAIATPAAQAVANLTKDIPILVTAVTDPESAKLVKSNDAPGTNVTGTSDLTPCAAQIDLLKRLVPNAKTVGMLYCSSEQNSVFQIGLAKAQCDKLGLAYIDATVSSTNEVQQVTQSLVGKVDAIYVPTDNMVSSSIVTVAQVANENRIPTIVGEEGMVERGALATYGIDYYALGKQTASMAVDIIKNGKKPEDMPIQYLEHCTLSINRDTAAKIGMTIRDYLN, from the coding sequence ATGAAACGATTGATCGGCGTGTTTGCAGTGCTGTGCGTTTTGGCCGGCTGCAAGGGAACGAATAAGTCGAAGACGATTAAAATCGGCATCGTGCAGCTTGTCGAACATCCGGCGCTCGATGACGCGTATAAGGGGTTCGTCGACGCTCTTTCCGAAGCGGGTTATACCGACGGAACGAATATTTCAATCGATTACGAAAACGCGCAGGGCGAACAGGCGAATTGCGTTACGATCGCGCAAAAGCTCGTAAACGATCGAAGCGATTTGATCCTCGCGATTGCAACGCCCGCGGCGCAGGCTGTCGCGAATCTCACAAAAGACATTCCGATTCTCGTCACGGCCGTCACCGATCCCGAAAGCGCAAAGCTTGTCAAATCGAACGATGCGCCGGGTACGAATGTTACGGGTACGTCGGACTTGACGCCGTGTGCAGCACAGATCGATTTATTGAAGCGTCTCGTACCGAACGCAAAAACCGTCGGCATGCTGTATTGTTCAAGCGAACAGAACAGCGTCTTTCAAATCGGTCTTGCAAAAGCCCAGTGCGATAAACTCGGACTTGCATATATCGATGCGACGGTGTCGAGCACGAACGAAGTGCAGCAGGTGACGCAGAGCCTCGTCGGTAAAGTGGACGCGATCTACGTGCCGACGGACAATATGGTTTCATCGAGTATCGTGACGGTTGCGCAGGTTGCGAACGAAAACAGGATTCCGACGATCGTCGGGGAAGAAGGCATGGTAGAGCGGGGTGCGCTTGCGACCTACGGCATCGATTATTATGCGCTCGGAAAGCAGACGGCTTCTATGGCAGTCGATATTATTAAAAACGGGAAAAAGCCTGAGGATATGCCGATTCAATATCTCGAACATTGCACGCTCAGTATCAACCGCGATACGGCGGCGAAAATCGGCATGACTATTCGCGACTATTTGAACTAG
- a CDS encoding ABC transporter permease: MPFAADGVCVKMGLLFAVHGAFAVGILWSVMTLGVYITFRILDIADLTVDGSFATGGAVSGVLIAHGVHPLLSLSAAFAAGMLAGLATGLLHTKIKIHVLLASILTMIALYSVNIRIMGKANTPLLGVNTMMTFFTDRCGFTAANASLAVGAVFVVCIVALMYWFFGTEIGSAMRATGNNERMVRALGVNTDTMKILGLMLANGFVALSGGLVAQSQGYADVGMGTGVIVIGLASIIIGEVVFGKRFAFWYRLSAVVFGSIIYRIVIAIVLQLGLKSTDLKLFTAIIVAASLSVPVVKGSMAHRRRSAIPGTRASDAEIPQDRDVTDTAGK; this comes from the coding sequence GTGCCGTTTGCCGCCGACGGAGTGTGCGTAAAGATGGGATTGTTGTTTGCAGTGCACGGCGCCTTTGCCGTGGGCATTCTGTGGAGCGTGATGACGCTCGGCGTATACATTACGTTTCGGATTCTCGATATAGCCGATCTCACCGTTGACGGAAGTTTTGCGACGGGGGGCGCGGTTTCAGGCGTGCTCATCGCGCACGGTGTGCATCCGCTCCTTTCGCTTTCGGCGGCTTTTGCGGCGGGTATGCTTGCGGGTCTTGCGACCGGTCTCTTGCACACGAAAATAAAAATACACGTGCTGCTCGCGAGCATCCTCACGATGATCGCGCTGTATTCCGTCAATATCCGCATTATGGGAAAAGCGAACACGCCGCTGCTCGGCGTCAATACGATGATGACCTTTTTTACCGACAGGTGCGGTTTTACCGCGGCGAACGCTTCGCTTGCCGTCGGCGCCGTCTTTGTCGTGTGTATCGTCGCACTTATGTATTGGTTTTTCGGAACGGAAATCGGCAGCGCCATGCGAGCGACGGGAAACAACGAGCGGATGGTGAGGGCGCTCGGCGTCAACACGGACACGATGAAGATACTCGGTCTCATGCTCGCAAACGGTTTCGTCGCGCTGTCGGGCGGGCTCGTCGCGCAGAGTCAGGGATACGCGGACGTCGGCATGGGAACGGGCGTCATCGTTATCGGACTTGCGTCGATCATCATCGGGGAAGTCGTGTTCGGAAAGCGCTTCGCGTTTTGGTATAGGCTTTCGGCCGTCGTTTTCGGTTCGATCATCTACCGAATCGTCATCGCGATCGTACTGCAGCTCGGATTGAAATCGACCGATTTGAAATTGTTTACGGCGATCATCGTCGCAGCTTCCCTTTCCGTTCCCGTCGTCAAAGGAAGCATGGCGCACCGCCGTCGTTCGGCTATCCCCGGTACGAGGGCTTCGGATGCGGAGATCCCGCAAGATCGGGACGTGACCGACACGGCAGGAAAATAA
- a CDS encoding tetratricopeptide repeat protein translates to MKRIIAITLTSAVCGALLFVSCRTIKDIPEDLTSTQLIQLGQNAYGSAQYKNAETYYKTVIARYGIDSSVYVEARYELGHLYLKQKKYAAAYASFKEILDMYASTTPGVLPGAYNKLAEIGMKRIPKNKLPETKPSKVQTDVHTETERTEAAQKAQDADMQETKDADVQESQAAGNSVELEKETPTAE, encoded by the coding sequence ATGAAAAGGATTATTGCCATTACATTGACCTCGGCGGTGTGCGGTGCGCTTTTATTTGTTTCGTGCCGCACGATAAAAGATATCCCCGAAGATTTGACGTCGACGCAGCTCATTCAGCTCGGACAAAACGCATACGGAAGCGCGCAGTATAAAAATGCGGAAACCTATTATAAAACGGTGATCGCGCGTTACGGCATCGATTCGTCGGTCTACGTGGAAGCGCGATACGAACTCGGTCATCTCTATTTGAAGCAAAAAAAATACGCGGCGGCATACGCATCGTTTAAAGAGATTCTCGATATGTACGCATCGACGACACCGGGCGTACTGCCGGGCGCGTACAACAAATTGGCTGAAATCGGCATGAAGCGGATTCCGAAAAATAAACTGCCGGAAACGAAGCCGAGCAAAGTGCAAACCGACGTTCATACGGAAACCGAGCGCACGGAGGCGGCACAAAAAGCGCAAGATGCCGATATGCAGGAAACAAAGGACGCGGATGTGCAGGAATCGCAGGCCGCCGGAAATTCCGTCGAGCTTGAAAAAGAAACGCCGACGGCGGAATAA